A single window of Vigna unguiculata cultivar IT97K-499-35 chromosome 1, ASM411807v1, whole genome shotgun sequence DNA harbors:
- the LOC114192149 gene encoding S-adenosylmethionine synthase-like isoform X2, whose product MDTFLFTSESVNEGHPDKLCDQISDAVLDACLEQDPESKVACETCTKTNLVMVFGEITTKANVDYEKIVRDTCRTIGFVSDDVGLDADNCKVLVYLEQQSPDIAQGVHGNLTRQPEDIGAGDQGHMFGYATDETPELMPLSHVLATKLGARLTEVRKNGTCTWLRPDGKTQVTVEYYNDNGAMVPVRVHTVLISTQHDETVTNDEIAGDLKEHVIKAVIPEKYLDEKTIFHLNPSGRFVIGGPHGDAGLTGRKIIIDTYGGWGAHGGGAFSGKDPTKVDRSGAYIARQAAKSIVACGLARRSLVQISYAIGVPDPLSVFVDTYGTGKIPDKEILKIVKENFDFRPGMISIDLDLKRGGNGRFLKTAAYGHFGREDTDFTWEVVKPLKWENPEK is encoded by the coding sequence ATGGATACCTTCTTGTTCACTTCTGAGTCGGTGAACGAGGGTCACCCTGACAAGCTCTGTGACCAAATTTCTGATGCAGTGCTTGATGCCTGTCTGGAGCAAGATCCAGAGAGCAAGGTTGCCTGCGAAACCTGCACCAAGACCAACTTGGTCATGGTGTTCGGAGAGATAACAACCAAGGCCAATGTAGACTACGAGAAGATTGTTCGCGACACTTGTCGTACTATAGGCTTTGTGTCCGATGATGTTGGTCTTGATGCCGACAACTGCAAGGTGCTGGTCTACCTGGAACAACAAAGCCCCGACATTGCTCAGGGAGTCCATGGAAACCTCACCAGGCAACCCGAGGACATAGGTGCCGGTGATCAGGGTCACATGTTTGGGTATGCAACAGATGAAACACCTGAGCTTATGCCTCTGAGCCATGTCCTTGCAACCAAGCTGGGTGCGCGGCTCACCGAAGTGCGGAAGAATGGCACATGCACCTGGTTAAGACCTGATGGAAAAACACAAGTTACTGTGGAGTATTACAACGACAATGGTGCGATGGTCCCAGTTCGTGTCCACACAGTCCTAATTTCAACGCAGCATGATGAAACTGTTACCAATGATGAGATTGCTGGTGATCTCAAAGAACATGTTATCAAGGCTGTGATACCTGAGAAGTACTTAGATGAGAAGACCATTTTCCATCTGAATCCGTCGGGGCGGTTTGTGATCGGTGGTCCTCACGGCGACGCCGGTCTCACAGGGCGCAAAATCATCATCGACACGTACGGTGGTTGGGGAGCTCATGGTGGCGGTGCCTTCTCTGGGAAGGACCCCACCAAGGTAGACAGGAGCGGAGCCTATATTGCTAGACAAGCTGCAAAGAGCATTGTGGCTTGTGGTCTTGCTAGAAGAAGCCTTGTACAAATTTCATATGCAATTGGTGTTCCTGATCCCTTATCTGTGTTTGTTGACACTTACGGAACTGGAAAGATTCCAGACAAGGAGATTCTGAAGATTGTGaaggaaaattttgattttaggcCTGGAATGATTTCCATTGATTTGGACCTCAAAAGGGGTGGAAATGGAAGGTTCTTGAAAACTGCTGCTTATGGTCACTTTGGAAGAGAGGACACTGACTTCACCTGGGAAGTGGTGAAGCCTCTCAAATGGGAGAATCCTGAGAAGTAG
- the LOC114192149 gene encoding S-adenosylmethionine synthase-like isoform X1 — MLLRYNDRVSLIFQESKFLNIVLIRVELYLFLFLWASSELGRMDTFLFTSESVNEGHPDKLCDQISDAVLDACLEQDPESKVACETCTKTNLVMVFGEITTKANVDYEKIVRDTCRTIGFVSDDVGLDADNCKVLVYLEQQSPDIAQGVHGNLTRQPEDIGAGDQGHMFGYATDETPELMPLSHVLATKLGARLTEVRKNGTCTWLRPDGKTQVTVEYYNDNGAMVPVRVHTVLISTQHDETVTNDEIAGDLKEHVIKAVIPEKYLDEKTIFHLNPSGRFVIGGPHGDAGLTGRKIIIDTYGGWGAHGGGAFSGKDPTKVDRSGAYIARQAAKSIVACGLARRSLVQISYAIGVPDPLSVFVDTYGTGKIPDKEILKIVKENFDFRPGMISIDLDLKRGGNGRFLKTAAYGHFGREDTDFTWEVVKPLKWENPEK; from the exons ATGCTTTTAAGATATAACGACAGGGTTTCTTTAATCTTCCAAGAATCAAAATTTCTGAATATTGTTCTTATTCGGGTGGAACTTTACCTTTTCCTGTTTCTGTGGGCGAG CTCGGAACTTGGGAGAATGGATACCTTCTTGTTCACTTCTGAGTCGGTGAACGAGGGTCACCCTGACAAGCTCTGTGACCAAATTTCTGATGCAGTGCTTGATGCCTGTCTGGAGCAAGATCCAGAGAGCAAGGTTGCCTGCGAAACCTGCACCAAGACCAACTTGGTCATGGTGTTCGGAGAGATAACAACCAAGGCCAATGTAGACTACGAGAAGATTGTTCGCGACACTTGTCGTACTATAGGCTTTGTGTCCGATGATGTTGGTCTTGATGCCGACAACTGCAAGGTGCTGGTCTACCTGGAACAACAAAGCCCCGACATTGCTCAGGGAGTCCATGGAAACCTCACCAGGCAACCCGAGGACATAGGTGCCGGTGATCAGGGTCACATGTTTGGGTATGCAACAGATGAAACACCTGAGCTTATGCCTCTGAGCCATGTCCTTGCAACCAAGCTGGGTGCGCGGCTCACCGAAGTGCGGAAGAATGGCACATGCACCTGGTTAAGACCTGATGGAAAAACACAAGTTACTGTGGAGTATTACAACGACAATGGTGCGATGGTCCCAGTTCGTGTCCACACAGTCCTAATTTCAACGCAGCATGATGAAACTGTTACCAATGATGAGATTGCTGGTGATCTCAAAGAACATGTTATCAAGGCTGTGATACCTGAGAAGTACTTAGATGAGAAGACCATTTTCCATCTGAATCCGTCGGGGCGGTTTGTGATCGGTGGTCCTCACGGCGACGCCGGTCTCACAGGGCGCAAAATCATCATCGACACGTACGGTGGTTGGGGAGCTCATGGTGGCGGTGCCTTCTCTGGGAAGGACCCCACCAAGGTAGACAGGAGCGGAGCCTATATTGCTAGACAAGCTGCAAAGAGCATTGTGGCTTGTGGTCTTGCTAGAAGAAGCCTTGTACAAATTTCATATGCAATTGGTGTTCCTGATCCCTTATCTGTGTTTGTTGACACTTACGGAACTGGAAAGATTCCAGACAAGGAGATTCTGAAGATTGTGaaggaaaattttgattttaggcCTGGAATGATTTCCATTGATTTGGACCTCAAAAGGGGTGGAAATGGAAGGTTCTTGAAAACTGCTGCTTATGGTCACTTTGGAAGAGAGGACACTGACTTCACCTGGGAAGTGGTGAAGCCTCTCAAATGGGAGAATCCTGAGAAGTAG